The Solidesulfovibrio sp. genomic sequence CTCAAGCACTTTCGGAGAATTGCGACTCGCTACGACAAGCTTGCGGCCACCTATCTCGGTTTTGTGTTGGTTGCAGCCATTTGGCTTTGGCTGAAGTGAATGTCGACACAGCCTAGTGTGGCGTTCGCTAAAAAATAATTATTTAAATATGTTATTCTCGAAATTCGCATGCACGAATTTCGAGAACGCGACACTAGCCAAGGACCGACAGCCCTCCGGACGGCGAGAAGCCGGGGAAAATCTCGGCCAGGCGCTTTTCGGGCAGGCCCAGGTGGCGCACGGCGATCTGGCCGGCCGCCTCGCGCCAGTCCGTGGCCACGGCCACGTCGCGCCCGCCGGCCAGCCGATGGGCGGCCAGGCCCGGCCACTCGCCGCAGACCCGCCCCCCGGCCACCGGGCCGCCCAGCAGCAGCACCACGCCGCCCTGACCGTTGTCCGTGCCGCCGAAGCGGTTTTCCCGGACCCCACGGCCGAATTCGCCCACAGCCAGGATCACCGTGTCGTCCAGGGCCTTGCCCAGGCCCTCGGCCAGACGGGCCAGCCCCACGGCCGTCTCCTGGAGCCGGTCGGCCAGGTAGCCCTTGGCCCCGCCCTGTCCGGAGTGGGTGTCGAAACCGCCCACGGCGAGGTAGGCTAGGGCGGCGTCCCGGCGCTTGGCCAGTTCCCGGCCGAAGCGCTCGGCGAAATCCGCAAAGGCCGGCGCGGGGATGGCCCCGGCCACGGCCTTGCGGGATTCCTCCAGCACCTTGGCCAGGGCGTCCTGGCGGTCCTCGCGGCCCTTGGCGAAGGCCTTGGCCAGAGGCTCCTTGCCGGCGTAGAGGCGGGCCACGTCGTCATAGAGGGCCTGGTCCTCCACGGGCAGCCCGGGGAGCGACGGGCCACGGCCGGGCGGGGCGATCATGTTGTAGTGCGGCGCGCCGTCGTAGGCTTCCGAGGGGGTGGCCACCAGCATCTGGGACGTCCCGCCGCCCAGGGCCAGGGCCAGCCGGCCCAGCCAGCCGGTCCTGCCGCCGCCGGCCTTGGCCGCGGTCCCCCGGGCGAAATCGGCCTGGGCCGGGGCGTGGCTTTGCGCCGCGCCGGGCAGGCCGCAGGCCGGGAGCACGGCCAGCTTGTTGCGGGCGTAATACGGGGCCAGGGCGGCCATGGCCGGATGCAGGACAAAGCCCCGGCCGAGGTCCGCGCCGCCGCAGTCCGGGGCCAGGGCGATGGTCGGGCGCAGGGCGCGGTAGAGGGGATCGCCGGCCGGGGCGGCGATGGACAGGCCGTCCGGGCCGCCTTGCAAAAAAACCACCACGAGCTGCTTGCCGGCACGCCAGGAAGGCTTGGCCTCGCCCTTGGCCGGTTCCCTGCCCTCCCGGCCGCCGCCCTTGCGCGACCGCGCCGCCAGGACGCTCCCCGGCCCCACCAGCCCGAGCAGTCCCATTCCGGCCAAAAAAAACATCACCTCGCGTCGCCGCACCCGCCTTCACCTCGTGTCAGCAAGCCCTTGTCACTTCCCCCCATCGGGGAGGTCCAGGAGGGGGTC encodes the following:
- a CDS encoding DUF1501 domain-containing protein; this encodes MFFLAGMGLLGLVGPGSVLAARSRKGGGREGREPAKGEAKPSWRAGKQLVVVFLQGGPDGLSIAAPAGDPLYRALRPTIALAPDCGGADLGRGFVLHPAMAALAPYYARNKLAVLPACGLPGAAQSHAPAQADFARGTAAKAGGGRTGWLGRLALALGGGTSQMLVATPSEAYDGAPHYNMIAPPGRGPSLPGLPVEDQALYDDVARLYAGKEPLAKAFAKGREDRQDALAKVLEESRKAVAGAIPAPAFADFAERFGRELAKRRDAALAYLAVGGFDTHSGQGGAKGYLADRLQETAVGLARLAEGLGKALDDTVILAVGEFGRGVRENRFGGTDNGQGGVVLLLGGPVAGGRVCGEWPGLAAHRLAGGRDVAVATDWREAAGQIAVRHLGLPEKRLAEIFPGFSPSGGLSVLG